TTTCTATACCTGAGGTTATTCTCTGAGCCATTATTAATTGAGGAACTCTTGGAGTTAAAATAAAATAAGTTGCTGTTCCCGCCAAAATAGAAATAAATACAGGAACTTTTAAGAAAAGAAAAACTAATAATATTATTCCTACTAATCCTATAATACTAATCTCCATCTACTTCCTCCTTTTTAAATTCTATTAATTCTATTCCAAAAATCTCTTTTATTTCTACTAAAATATAATTTATAATCATTAACAAACATCCTATTGGAATTGCTGAATAAATATATTGACTAGGAATATGTAATATATTTGTTGTTCTATTTGTATTAATAAACTGTTGAACTAAACTACATCCATTTTTTAAAATAAATACTAATGTACTTATTGTTATTATAGCTATAAAAATTTCAATAATTTTTTGAATTCTTTCAGGAAATAAATCTACTATCATATCTATAGCAATATGACTCGAATATCTAAAAGCTGCACTTGCACCATAAAATATAACCCATATAGCTAGTCCTAATTGTACTTCTTCTTGCCATATAATTGGATTATTAAAAAAATATCTCATTATACTTCCAAAAAAAGTTATTATGATTAAAATAATTAAAGCTATTCCTGCTATAACTAAATCTAAATTTAAAATATTAGATATTATTTTTTTCA
The DNA window shown above is from Fusobacterium perfoetens ATCC 29250 and carries:
- a CDS encoding TRAP transporter small permease — protein: MKKIISNILNLDLVIAGIALIILIIITFFGSIMRYFFNNPIIWQEEVQLGLAIWVIFYGASAAFRYSSHIAIDMIVDLFPERIQKIIEIFIAIITISTLVFILKNGCSLVQQFINTNRTTNILHIPSQYIYSAIPIGCLLMIINYILVEIKEIFGIELIEFKKEEVDGD